One Arcobacter arenosus DNA window includes the following coding sequences:
- a CDS encoding 4Fe-4S dicluster domain-containing protein, with the protein MAVKITDICINCDACLDECPTESIVDNDENPTGEDIYYVNPETCTECIGDHDEPACAEACPTEGCIVWDAREGDNIREGMTAGEPVVED; encoded by the coding sequence ATGGCAGTAAAAATTACTGATATTTGTATTAACTGTGATGCTTGTTTAGATGAGTGTCCAACAGAATCAATTGTTGATAACGATGAGAATCCTACAGGTGAAGATATTTATTATGTAAACCCAGAAACTTGTACTGAGTGTATCGGTGATCATGACGAGCCAGCATGTGCTGAAGCATGCCCTACTGAAGGATGTATTGTTTGGGACGCTAGAGAAGGTGATAATATTAGAGAAGGAATGACTGCTGGTGAACCAGTTGTAGAAGACTAA
- a CDS encoding branched-chain amino acid transporter permease encodes MGNLELFLAILVMSLVNLFTRVFPFLFFRKNELPKPLVFIEKFFPPTIMTILIFYTLKDVDFALYPYGLKEICGIFFTLVLHLSVKNYLISIFFGTIFYMGLVQYL; translated from the coding sequence ATGGGTAATTTAGAATTATTTTTAGCTATTTTAGTTATGTCATTAGTTAACCTATTTACTAGAGTTTTCCCTTTTTTGTTTTTTAGGAAAAATGAATTACCAAAACCATTGGTTTTTATTGAAAAATTCTTTCCACCTACAATTATGACAATTTTGATTTTTTATACTTTAAAGGATGTTGATTTTGCTTTATATCCATATGGTTTAAAAGAGATTTGTGGGATATTTTTCACTTTGGTTTTACATTTAAGTGTTAAAAACTACTTGATTTCAATATTTTTTGGAACAATATTTTATATGGGATTAGTTCAGTATTTATAA
- a CDS encoding methionine ABC transporter permease, which produces MVDILLPALGETIYMSFVSTFFAVLIGFLLSIILILTSKGGLKENLKIYSVLDVVINTLRSFPFIILMIVLFPLTKFLIGKSIGTTAAIIPLTIGAAPFIARLIESAFKEVDQGVIEAAKSFGASDFQIIFKVMLVEALPSIISAITLTLITVIGFSAMAGAVGGGGLGDVAIKYGYYRFQTETMIYTVLILIALVQVCQSAGDYIYKKTKK; this is translated from the coding sequence ATGGTTGATATTTTATTACCTGCTTTAGGTGAAACAATTTATATGTCTTTTGTATCTACATTTTTTGCGGTATTGATTGGATTCTTATTAAGTATCATATTAATTCTTACTTCAAAAGGTGGTTTAAAAGAGAATCTAAAAATCTATTCAGTTCTTGATGTGGTAATTAATACTTTAAGGTCATTTCCTTTTATTATTTTGATGATTGTGTTATTTCCTTTAACAAAATTTTTAATAGGAAAAAGTATTGGTACAACAGCAGCAATTATACCTCTTACAATTGGAGCTGCTCCTTTTATAGCAAGACTTATTGAAAGTGCTTTTAAAGAAGTAGACCAAGGGGTAATAGAAGCTGCAAAATCATTTGGAGCAAGTGATTTTCAAATAATCTTTAAAGTAATGCTTGTTGAAGCATTGCCTAGTATTATTTCTGCAATTACATTAACTCTGATTACGGTAATTGGATTTTCTGCTATGGCTGGAGCTGTTGGTGGTGGAGGTTTAGGAGATGTTGCCATTAAATATGGTTATTATAGATTCCAAACTGAAACTATGATTTATACAGTACTAATACTAATTGCCTTAGTGCAAGTATGTCAAAGTGCTGGTGATTATATTTATAAAAAAACTAAAAAATAA
- the plsX gene encoding phosphate acyltransferase PlsX: MLRIAIDAMGGDFGPQPIMEGLISALRHNTTFTAIAVGDEKELKPLIPPYLIDRIEILHTTDVISMTDSATDALKRKESTIFKAIELVKEGKADAVVSAGHSGASMSLATLRIGRIKGVSRPAIATLMPTSENQNTLVLDVGANVDCDAKNLFEFAIMGQVYAQDVLQLDEPLVGLLSNGEEESKGNEITKEAFTMLSKIPNFAGNVEGSDVFKGTVDVVVCDGFIGNILLKTAEGVADTIGKIIKKDLKRSLISIAGAVLMRKVFKNLKVRVDYAEYGGAPLLGVKAPVIIAHGKSNNKAIQNAIYQAINAASSNLDSDIEERLKLYAIEK; the protein is encoded by the coding sequence ATGCTAAGAATAGCAATTGATGCAATGGGAGGGGATTTCGGTCCTCAACCTATAATGGAGGGACTTATTTCAGCCCTTCGACATAATACTACGTTTACTGCAATAGCAGTAGGTGATGAAAAAGAACTTAAACCTCTTATCCCTCCATACTTAATTGATAGAATTGAAATATTACATACAACTGATGTAATTAGTATGACTGATTCAGCTACAGATGCACTTAAAAGAAAAGAATCTACAATATTTAAAGCAATAGAATTGGTAAAAGAAGGAAAAGCAGATGCTGTTGTTTCTGCTGGACACTCTGGAGCTTCTATGTCTTTAGCAACACTTAGAATTGGTAGAATCAAAGGTGTAAGTAGACCTGCAATTGCAACATTAATGCCTACAAGCGAAAATCAAAATACTTTGGTTTTAGATGTTGGAGCAAATGTTGATTGTGATGCTAAAAACCTATTTGAATTTGCAATTATGGGACAAGTTTATGCACAAGATGTATTACAACTTGATGAACCTTTAGTTGGACTACTAAGTAATGGTGAAGAGGAAAGTAAAGGTAATGAGATTACAAAAGAAGCATTTACTATGCTTTCAAAGATTCCTAATTTTGCTGGGAATGTTGAAGGTAGCGATGTATTTAAAGGTACAGTAGATGTTGTTGTTTGTGATGGATTTATTGGTAATATTTTACTAAAAACTGCTGAAGGTGTTGCAGATACAATTGGTAAAATTATAAAAAAAGATTTAAAAAGATCTCTTATCTCTATTGCTGGTGCAGTATTGATGAGAAAAGTATTCAAAAATCTAAAAGTAAGAGTTGATTATGCAGAATATGGTGGAGCTCCATTATTAGGAGTTAAAGCCCCAGTTATTATTGCCCATGGTAAATCAAATAATAAAGCAATTCAAAATGCAATTTACCAAGCAATTAATGCAGCTAGCTCAAACTTAGACTCTGATATTGAAGAAAGATTAAAACTATACGCAATTGAAAAATAG
- a CDS encoding AzlC family ABC transporter permease, with the protein MRYEREIRAAFKVSIPVMMGYGVLGFAFGLLLVSFNYSWYLAPIMSLFIYAGALQFVAINFFNVKAGLVDIAIASWFVNLRQSFYGLSLLKRFKKSGKLKPYLIFALTDETYALLTTLKDDENLKKHWYYFFLAAFNQSYWFLGSTLGAIVGSNIKFNTAGLEFSLTALFVVLCVEQYKSLKNPIPFFIGAFVSIISLIFIPSDKMLVVSIFLSLVLLFTFRRKLEDNG; encoded by the coding sequence TTGAGATACGAAAGAGAAATTAGGGCTGCTTTTAAAGTCTCTATTCCTGTTATGATGGGTTATGGAGTTTTAGGGTTTGCCTTTGGATTATTATTAGTTTCCTTTAATTATAGTTGGTACTTAGCTCCTATTATGAGTCTTTTTATTTATGCTGGAGCTTTACAATTTGTTGCCATAAACTTTTTTAATGTAAAAGCTGGTTTAGTTGATATAGCAATTGCTTCATGGTTTGTAAATCTTAGACAATCTTTTTATGGACTATCTTTATTAAAAAGATTTAAAAAAAGTGGTAAATTAAAACCCTATTTAATTTTTGCACTTACAGATGAAACCTATGCTTTATTAACAACTTTAAAAGATGATGAAAATTTAAAAAAACATTGGTACTACTTTTTCCTTGCAGCTTTTAATCAAAGTTATTGGTTCTTAGGTTCTACCTTAGGTGCAATTGTTGGCTCTAATATAAAATTTAATACAGCTGGCTTAGAGTTCTCTTTAACTGCATTATTTGTAGTTTTATGTGTAGAACAATATAAAAGTTTAAAAAATCCAATACCTTTTTTTATTGGTGCTTTTGTTTCTATTATCTCTTTGATTTTTATACCTTCAGATAAGATGTTAGTGGTTTCTATCTTTTTATCATTGGTTTTATTGTTTACTTTTAGAAGAAAGTTGGAAGACAATGGGTAA
- a CDS encoding MetQ/NlpA family ABC transporter substrate-binding protein has product MIKNILKFAIAGAVALGLTACTGGEEKKEVAKVEEKKTVIKVGATPVPHAEILEAAKPLLKKKGYDLEIVEFTDYVTPNIAVDEGELDANFFQHLPYLEEFNKNKNTNIVKTVNVHLEPMGLYSKKIKDISELADGATIAVPNDPTNGSRALDILVKQGLLKFKDVEFKTALDIIENPKNLQIKELDAPQLPRVIDEVDAAIINTNYALAANLNPLKDALVIESKDSPYANIVAVKAGNENKEYIKVLDEVLNSEDIKKFILEKYNGAIVEAF; this is encoded by the coding sequence ATGATAAAAAATATTTTAAAATTTGCAATTGCTGGTGCAGTTGCTTTAGGTTTAACTGCTTGTACAGGTGGTGAAGAAAAAAAAGAAGTTGCAAAAGTTGAAGAGAAAAAAACTGTAATCAAAGTTGGTGCTACACCAGTACCTCATGCAGAGATTTTAGAAGCTGCGAAACCTTTATTAAAGAAAAAAGGTTATGATTTAGAGATTGTTGAATTTACTGATTATGTTACTCCAAATATAGCTGTTGATGAGGGTGAGTTAGATGCTAACTTTTTCCAACACTTGCCATATTTAGAAGAGTTTAATAAAAACAAAAATACTAATATTGTAAAAACAGTAAACGTTCACTTAGAACCAATGGGATTATATTCAAAAAAAATCAAAGATATTTCTGAATTAGCTGATGGCGCAACTATTGCTGTTCCAAATGACCCAACAAATGGAAGTAGAGCATTGGATATTTTAGTTAAACAAGGTTTATTAAAATTTAAAGATGTAGAGTTTAAAACTGCACTTGATATTATAGAAAATCCAAAGAATTTACAAATTAAAGAATTAGATGCACCTCAATTACCAAGAGTTATTGATGAAGTTGATGCTGCAATTATTAATACAAACTATGCATTAGCTGCAAATTTAAATCCATTAAAAGATGCATTAGTTATTGAATCAAAAGATTCTCCATATGCAAATATTGTTGCAGTAAAAGCTGGTAATGAAAATAAAGAATATATAAAAGTTTTAGATGAAGTATTAAACTCAGAAGATATTAAAAAATTCATCCTTGAAAAATATAATGGGGCTATTGTAGAAGCATTTTAA
- the rho gene encoding transcription termination factor Rho, whose translation MEESKTQTKTKARGSHSNGNSRKARTHVPVEGYKIEQLRELPLNDLLKIAKELDVENPQELKRQDLMFSILQHQIDAGGFILFTGILEIKEGGFGFLRAIDGNFSDTSNDSYVSATQIRKFALRTGDIVTGQVRPPNKDSEKYNALLKIEAINYLPINESKNRPLFDNLTPLYSTERFTFEYDQNRMTGRMLDLFAPMGKGQRGLIVAPPKTGKTELLKELAHGISRNHPDTHLMVLLIDERPEEVTDMQRSVKGEVYSSTFDLPAQNHVRVAEIVIEKAKRLVEMKKDVVILLDSITRLARAYNTVTPSSGKVLSGGVDANALHKPKRFFGAARNIEEGGSLTIISTALIETGSKMDEVIFEEFKGTGNSEVVLSRNAANRRVYPALDIIKSGTRKEELLLSPDILQKTWILRNAISQMDEVEALKFLYSKMQKTKNNEDFFASMNE comes from the coding sequence ATGGAAGAGTCAAAAACTCAAACTAAAACTAAAGCAAGAGGCTCGCACTCAAACGGGAACTCTAGAAAAGCAAGAACTCATGTTCCTGTTGAAGGTTACAAAATCGAACAACTAAGAGAACTACCTTTAAATGATCTTCTTAAAATTGCAAAAGAATTAGATGTAGAAAATCCTCAAGAATTAAAAAGACAAGATTTAATGTTTAGCATCCTACAACATCAAATCGATGCTGGTGGATTTATTCTATTTACTGGAATCCTTGAAATCAAAGAGGGTGGATTTGGATTTTTAAGAGCAATTGATGGAAACTTCTCTGATACTTCAAATGATTCTTATGTATCTGCAACACAAATTAGAAAGTTTGCATTAAGAACAGGGGATATTGTTACAGGACAAGTTCGACCTCCAAATAAAGATAGTGAAAAGTATAATGCTTTATTAAAAATCGAAGCGATTAATTACTTACCTATAAATGAATCAAAAAACAGACCACTATTTGATAACTTAACTCCACTATATTCTACTGAAAGATTTACATTTGAGTATGATCAAAATAGAATGACAGGAAGAATGCTTGACCTTTTTGCTCCAATGGGTAAAGGTCAAAGGGGACTTATTGTTGCCCCTCCTAAAACTGGTAAAACAGAACTTTTAAAAGAGTTAGCTCATGGTATAAGTAGAAATCATCCTGATACACATTTAATGGTTTTATTAATTGATGAGAGACCTGAAGAGGTAACTGATATGCAAAGAAGTGTAAAAGGGGAAGTTTATTCTTCTACATTTGACCTTCCTGCACAAAACCATGTAAGAGTTGCTGAAATTGTTATTGAAAAAGCGAAAAGACTTGTTGAGATGAAAAAAGATGTAGTAATCTTACTTGACTCAATCACAAGATTAGCAAGAGCGTACAACACAGTTACTCCAAGTTCTGGAAAAGTTCTTTCAGGGGGAGTTGATGCAAATGCACTACATAAACCAAAAAGATTTTTTGGTGCTGCTAGAAATATTGAAGAGGGTGGTTCTTTAACTATTATCTCAACAGCACTTATTGAAACTGGTTCAAAAATGGATGAAGTTATTTTTGAAGAGTTTAAAGGTACTGGTAACTCAGAGGTTGTATTAAGTAGAAATGCAGCTAATAGAAGAGTTTACCCAGCTCTTGATATTATTAAATCTGGTACTAGAAAAGAAGAGTTATTATTGTCTCCTGATATTTTACAAAAAACTTGGATATTGAGAAATGCAATTTCACAAATGGATGAAGTTGAAGCATTAAAATTCTTATATTCAAAAATGCAAAAAACGAAAAACAATGAAGATTTTTTTGCTTCTATGAACGAATAG
- a CDS encoding beta-ketoacyl-ACP synthase III: protein MAYAAFRSIGAYVPSKVMTNVDFEKIIDTNDEWITKRTGIKERRYAEENENPSDMGAKAASQAIERAGIAKEDIDLVICATVTPDYLCMPSTACLIASKLGLPPAQAFDISAACTGFVYATSIAKAFIEAGMKKNVLIVGAEKYTSILDFTDRTTCFIFGDGAGAAIISATDKKEEAIIDVNCSSDGNYDDLIKTPGGGSKHPCSQEVLDAKMACIQMKGNETFKLAVKTLTSDVEDMLEKHNIQSEDINHFIPHQANYRIISAVGKALGFNEDQTVVTVDKYGNTSAASIPMAMNYAYEQGKIKAGDKILFDAFGGGLTWGSALFPFSPKK, encoded by the coding sequence ATGGCATATGCAGCATTTAGATCAATAGGGGCTTATGTTCCTTCTAAAGTTATGACCAACGTTGACTTTGAAAAAATCATTGATACTAATGATGAATGGATCACAAAAAGAACTGGTATAAAAGAAAGAAGATACGCAGAAGAGAATGAAAACCCTTCTGATATGGGTGCAAAAGCGGCTTCTCAAGCAATTGAGAGAGCAGGTATTGCTAAAGAAGATATTGATTTAGTAATCTGTGCTACAGTAACTCCTGACTATTTATGTATGCCTTCAACGGCATGTCTTATTGCTTCAAAACTAGGACTTCCTCCTGCACAAGCTTTTGATATAAGCGCTGCTTGTACAGGTTTTGTTTATGCAACCTCAATTGCAAAAGCATTTATTGAAGCAGGTATGAAAAAAAATGTACTTATTGTTGGTGCTGAGAAATATACTTCTATTTTAGATTTTACAGACCGAACAACTTGTTTTATCTTTGGAGATGGAGCAGGTGCAGCAATTATCTCTGCAACTGACAAAAAAGAAGAAGCAATTATAGATGTAAATTGTTCAAGTGATGGAAACTATGATGATTTAATAAAAACTCCAGGTGGAGGAAGTAAACATCCTTGTTCTCAAGAAGTACTTGATGCAAAAATGGCTTGTATTCAAATGAAAGGGAATGAAACTTTCAAACTAGCTGTTAAAACTTTAACATCTGATGTTGAAGATATGTTAGAAAAACACAATATTCAAAGTGAAGATATAAATCACTTTATTCCTCATCAAGCTAACTATAGAATTATTTCTGCAGTTGGAAAAGCATTAGGCTTTAATGAAGATCAAACTGTTGTAACTGTAGATAAATATGGTAATACATCAGCTGCTTCTATTCCTATGGCTATGAATTATGCTTATGAACAAGGTAAAATAAAAGCTGGAGATAAAATTTTATTTGATGCCTTTGGTGGTGGACTTACTTGGGGTTCTGCACTTTTCCCTTTTTCTCCAAAAAAGTAA
- a CDS encoding methionine ABC transporter ATP-binding protein produces MINIKNLNKYYGKTKVLDDISIDIKKGEIFAIVGHSGAGKSTLLRCINGLEEYSDGSLKVNNREIKSLNKKELKEFRKNIGMIFQHFSLIQRKTVYENVTLPMQLWGYDKSSIDKKVKELLTLVGLEQKFNSYPKELSGGQKQRVAIARALTLEPDILLSDEATSALDPNTTTSILNLLKQINEKLNITIVLVTHEMDVVKQIAQKALLLEHGNIIGFDDTEELFLKPDKKMKHFLGENEVIPNNGVNIKLYFPKDNAYQSFITKMARELNMDFNIVWGKLEEINTHIVGNMVININEEDKKIVTDYIKNHDIIWEVL; encoded by the coding sequence ATGATTAATATTAAAAATTTAAATAAGTATTATGGAAAAACAAAAGTTTTAGATGATATTTCAATTGATATAAAAAAAGGTGAAATATTTGCTATTGTTGGACATAGTGGTGCTGGAAAATCTACACTTCTTAGATGTATTAATGGTCTTGAAGAATATAGTGATGGTTCATTAAAGGTTAATAATAGAGAGATTAAGTCTTTAAATAAAAAAGAACTAAAAGAGTTTAGAAAAAATATTGGGATGATTTTTCAACATTTTTCTTTAATTCAAAGAAAAACTGTTTATGAAAATGTTACTTTACCAATGCAACTTTGGGGATACGATAAAAGTAGTATTGATAAAAAAGTAAAAGAGTTATTAACATTGGTTGGACTTGAACAAAAATTTAATTCTTATCCAAAAGAGTTAAGTGGCGGACAAAAACAACGTGTTGCTATAGCAAGAGCATTAACACTAGAGCCAGATATTTTACTTTCAGATGAGGCAACTTCTGCACTTGATCCAAACACTACTACATCTATTTTAAATCTATTAAAACAGATAAATGAAAAACTAAACATTACAATAGTTTTAGTTACTCATGAGATGGATGTTGTTAAACAAATTGCCCAAAAAGCATTATTACTTGAGCATGGAAATATTATCGGATTTGATGATACAGAAGAGTTGTTTTTGAAACCTGATAAGAAAATGAAACATTTTCTTGGGGAAAATGAAGTGATACCAAATAATGGAGTAAATATAAAACTTTACTTTCCAAAGGATAATGCGTATCAATCATTTATTACAAAAATGGCTAGAGAATTAAATATGGATTTTAATATTGTTTGGGGAAAACTTGAAGAGATAAATACTCATATTGTTGGAAATATGGTTATAAATATAAATGAAGAAGATAAAAAAATAGTTACTGATTATATTAAAAATCATGACATTATCTGGGAGGTATTATAA
- a CDS encoding peroxiredoxin yields MLVTKKAPDFTATAVLADGQIVEDFNLYDNIGEKGAVLFFYPLDFTFVCPSEIIAFSKRIEEFTSRGINVIGCSVDSQFSHFAWRETPIENGGIGRVKFPLVADLSKQISRDYDVLFGDSVALRGSFLIDKDGTVRHAVINDLPLGRNIDEMIRMVDTMIFTNEHGEVCPAGWTKGDEGMKPSTEGVAEYLGKNEGNL; encoded by the coding sequence ATGTTAGTTACAAAAAAAGCTCCAGATTTCACAGCAACAGCTGTACTTGCAGATGGTCAAATCGTTGAAGATTTTAATTTATATGACAATATTGGTGAAAAAGGTGCGGTATTATTTTTCTACCCACTAGATTTTACTTTCGTTTGTCCATCAGAAATTATTGCATTCTCAAAAAGAATTGAAGAGTTCACTTCAAGAGGAATCAATGTAATTGGTTGTTCTGTAGATTCACAATTCTCTCACTTTGCATGGAGAGAAACTCCAATTGAAAATGGTGGTATTGGTAGAGTTAAATTCCCTCTAGTTGCTGACCTTTCAAAACAAATCTCAAGAGACTATGATGTATTATTTGGTGATTCTGTTGCATTAAGAGGTTCATTCTTAATTGACAAAGATGGAACTGTAAGACACGCTGTAATTAACGATTTACCATTAGGTAGAAACATTGATGAAATGATTAGAATGGTAGATACAATGATTTTTACTAATGAGCATGGTGAAGTTTGTCCTGCTGGATGGACTAAAGGTGACGAAGGTATGAAGCCATCTACTGAAGGTGTAGCTGAATACTTAGGTAAAAACGAAGGTAACTTATAA
- the ndk gene encoding nucleoside-diphosphate kinase: MEQTLSIIKPDAVAKNVVGKILDRFESAGLRIAATKKVQLSKADAEAFYAVHAERPFFGELVDFMISGPVVVSVLEGENAMTKNRELMGATNPKEAAAGTIRADFADSIDANAVHGSDSLENAAIEIKFFFSDREIC; the protein is encoded by the coding sequence ATGGAACAAACACTTTCAATCATTAAACCTGATGCAGTGGCAAAGAACGTTGTTGGTAAAATCTTAGATAGATTTGAATCTGCTGGATTAAGAATTGCAGCTACAAAAAAAGTTCAATTAAGTAAAGCTGATGCTGAAGCATTTTATGCAGTACATGCAGAAAGACCTTTTTTTGGTGAATTAGTAGACTTCATGATTTCTGGACCAGTTGTAGTTTCAGTACTTGAAGGTGAAAATGCAATGACTAAAAATAGAGAATTAATGGGTGCAACTAATCCAAAAGAAGCAGCAGCTGGAACAATTAGAGCAGATTTCGCTGACTCTATTGATGCAAATGCAGTACACGGTTCTGATTCATTAGAAAACGCAGCAATTGAAATTAAATTTTTCTTCTCAGACAGAGAGATTTGCTAG
- the rpmF gene encoding 50S ribosomal protein L32: MAVPKRRVSHTRAAKRRTHYKITLKRPVKDSDGTWKMPHMVNPNTGEYKA; encoded by the coding sequence ATGGCAGTACCTAAGAGAAGAGTATCACATACTAGAGCAGCTAAGAGAAGAACTCACTATAAAATTACTTTAAAAAGACCAGTAAAAGATAGTGATGGAACTTGGAAAATGCCTCACATGGTTAACCCAAATACTGGTGAATATAAAGCATAA
- a CDS encoding aminotransferase class IV family protein, with product MKYFETIKCEDYEIFNLHFHENRVAKTVGLNLNLQDYIYPPSNKLLRCKLIYDENEVINVEFFEYKKREIKSFKLLFDDGIDYSKKFLDRSCIDKLFLEKESADEIMIFKNGFLTDTSIANIAIFDGDNWLTPKKPLLEGTTRNRLLENKDIIESNIDLNMLKNAKKIALMNAMIDFDILEDYSFFE from the coding sequence ATGAAATATTTTGAAACTATTAAATGTGAAGATTATGAAATTTTCAATCTTCATTTCCATGAAAATCGTGTTGCTAAAACAGTGGGCTTAAATTTAAATCTACAAGATTATATCTATCCACCATCAAACAAACTTTTAAGATGTAAACTCATTTATGATGAAAATGAAGTTATTAATGTAGAGTTTTTTGAGTATAAAAAAAGGGAAATTAAAAGTTTTAAACTTCTATTTGATGATGGGATTGATTACTCAAAAAAGTTTTTAGATAGAAGCTGTATTGATAAATTATTTTTAGAAAAAGAATCTGCTGATGAGATAATGATTTTTAAAAATGGTTTTTTAACTGATACCTCTATTGCTAATATAGCTATATTTGATGGTGATAATTGGTTAACACCTAAAAAGCCTTTACTTGAAGGTACTACAAGAAATAGATTACTTGAGAATAAAGATATTATCGAGTCAAATATTGATTTAAATATGTTAAAAAATGCAAAAAAAATAGCCTTGATGAATGCTATGATAGATTTTGATATTTTAGAGGATTATTCATTTTTTGAATAA
- a CDS encoding transglutaminase-like cysteine peptidase, producing MLLLIFLSSICLHSKSITLNENDLKTIDNSKDSKAIKIRLVKYVNLKQKVRPFTNTLKKLSHVNSFYNKILPVNDSTKYNVDDHWATPKEFLINGKGDCEDYAIAKYFTLLEVGIPKEKLYFGIVKVKGETNYHMVLLYFENKKSIPLVLDNLSFKVVPFDIRKRLEPKVVFNEFASYTLKNKKIYKKVRINWGKNKDDNKWEKLLNRVYSKNE from the coding sequence ATGCTTTTACTTATTTTTCTATCATCAATATGCTTACATTCAAAAAGTATTACTTTAAATGAAAATGATTTAAAAACAATTGATAATTCTAAGGATTCAAAAGCTATTAAAATAAGACTAGTTAAATATGTAAACCTAAAACAGAAAGTAAGACCTTTTACAAACACATTAAAAAAGCTATCCCATGTAAATTCATTTTATAACAAAATACTTCCTGTTAATGACTCAACAAAATATAATGTTGATGACCACTGGGCAACCCCAAAGGAGTTTTTAATAAATGGTAAAGGGGATTGTGAAGATTATGCAATTGCTAAATATTTCACTTTATTGGAAGTAGGTATTCCAAAAGAAAAACTTTATTTTGGTATTGTAAAAGTAAAAGGTGAAACAAACTACCATATGGTTTTATTATATTTTGAAAATAAAAAATCTATACCATTAGTTTTAGATAATCTAAGTTTTAAAGTTGTTCCTTTTGATATTAGGAAAAGACTTGAACCCAAGGTTGTCTTTAATGAATTTGCAAGTTATACATTAAAAAATAAAAAAATTTATAAAAAAGTAAGAATCAATTGGGGTAAAAATAAAGATGATAATAAATGGGAAAAACTATTAAATAGAGTTTATTCAAAAAATGAATAA